A stretch of Henckelia pumila isolate YLH828 chromosome 4, ASM3356847v2, whole genome shotgun sequence DNA encodes these proteins:
- the LOC140863819 gene encoding uroporphyrinogen decarboxylase, chloroplastic, translating to MACIYGCSVSSISAKFNFTQFSNQKPRFICSVAGAVAEPKAINATEPLLLDAVRGKEVERPPVWLMRQAGRYMKSYQILCEKYPSFRERSENVDLVVEISLQPWKVFRPDGVILFSDILTPLSGMNIPFDIVKGKGPIIFDPIRSAADVEKVREFNPEESVPYVGEALNILREELNNEAAVLGFVGAPFTLASYVVEGGSSKHFSKIKRLAFSEPKVLHALLQKFATSMAKYIQYQADKGAQVVQIFDSWATELSPVDFEEFSLPYLKQIVDTVKLTHPEFPLILYASGSGGLIERLPLTGVDVVSLDWTVDMAEGRRRLGPNVAVQGNVDPGVLFGSKQFIADRIHDTVKKAGKGKHILNLGHGIVVGTPEENVGHFFEVAKGLRY from the exons GGGCTGTTGCCGAACCAAAAGCAATCAATGCCACGGAACCTTTATTGCTTGATGCTGTACGTGGTAAAGAAGTAGAGAGACCTCCGGTTTGGCTTATGAGACAAGCGGGGAGGTACATGAAG AGTTACCAAATCCTCTGTGAGAAGTATCCGTCCTTTCGTGAAAGATCAGAAAATGTAGATCTTGTCGTGGAAATTTCCCTTCAGCCATGGAAAGTGTTCAGACCAGATGGA GTCATTTTATTTTCCGACATTCTTACTCCTTTATCTGGTATGAACATACCATTTGATATTGTAAAAGGTAAGGGTCCTATAATATTTGATCCAATTAGATCCGCTGCTGATGTTGAGAAAGTGAGAGAATTCAATCCGGAAGAGTCCGTTCCATACGTCGGGGAAGCCTTAAATATCTTGCGAGAGGAG TTAAACAATGAAGCTGCAGTTCTTGGATTTGTCGGTGCTCCCTTCACCCTGGCTTCTTATGTAGTTGAAGGAGGTTCTTCGAAGCACTTTTCAAAAATAAAGAGATTAGCTTTCTCGGAACCCAAG GTTCTTCATGCACTACTTCAAAAATTTGCTACCTCCATGGCCAAATATATTCAGTACCAAGCAGACAAGGGAGCTCAAGTCGTTCAGATATTTGATTCTTGGGCCACTGAACTTAGCCCTGTAGATTTCGAAGAGTTCAGTCTACCTTATCTGAAACAAATAGTAGACACCGTGAAACTCACCCATCCTGAATTCCCACTAATTCTTTATGCCAGTGGATCAGGAGGCCTAATTGAGAGACTACCACTAACAGGTGTAGATGTTGTTAGCTTGGATTGGACCGTGGATATGGCAGAAGGAAGGCGTCGACTTGGCCCTAACGTAGCAGTTCAGGGTAATGTGGATCCCGGTGTTCTTTTTGGCTCAAAGCAATTCATCGCTGATCGGATACATGATACTGTGAAAAAAGCAGGTAAAGGGAAACATATACTCAATCTTGGACATGGCATTGTAGTAGGTACACCAGAGGAAAATGTTGGCCATTTCTTTGAAGTTGCTAAAGGTCTTAGGTACTAG